Proteins encoded within one genomic window of Theobroma cacao cultivar B97-61/B2 chromosome 7, Criollo_cocoa_genome_V2, whole genome shotgun sequence:
- the LOC108662829 gene encoding uncharacterized protein LOC108662829 produces the protein MQMIQSSFQFGGLPSDDSNSHLVNFLEICDTFKCNGVTDGAIRLRLFSFSLRDKAKSWLNSLPNWSITTWEDLAQKFLAKFFSLAKIAKMRNDITSFTQFDGEPLYEAWERSIKTTIDAVVGGALMSKNATDAYNLLEKMASNNHQWPSKRSGPRKAVGAYEIDALLNLTAQVAVQVAALSKKFDALGVHAV, from the exons ATGCAGATGATTCAGTCTTCATTTCAATTTGGTGGGTTACCTAGTGATGATTCTAATTCTCATTTGGTAAATTTCCTGGAGATTTGTGATACCTTTAAATGCAATGGAGTAACTGATGGTGCTATTAGATTGAGATTGTTTTCGTTTTCTCTGAGGGATAAAGCAAAGAGCTGGCTTAATTCATTGCCTAATTGGTCTATCACTACATGGGAAGATTTGGCACAAAAGTTTctagcaaaatttttttcgCTTGCCAAGATTGCAAAGATGAGGAACGATATCACCTCATTCACACAATTTGATGGTGAGCCCTTGTATGAAGCTTGGGAGAG GTCAATTAAAACCACAATTGATGCTGTTGTTGGTGGTGCATTAATGAGTAAGAATGCTACAGATGCttataatttgttggaaaaaatGGCTTCAAATAATCATCAATGGCCTTCAAAAAGGTCAGGTCCGAGAAAAGCTGTTGGAGCTTATGAAATTGATGCACTTCTCAACTTAACTGCTCAAGTAGCTGTGCAAGTGGCTGCACTGTCCAAGAAGTTTGACGCACTAGGAGTTCATGcagtttaa